Proteins from a single region of Clostridia bacterium:
- a CDS encoding 1-deoxy-D-xylulose-5-phosphate synthase yields MQFSDIAKLNMPQAVRDMKQEELTALADAVREAIIATVSKNGGHLASSLGCVELTVALLKVLDLSKDHVVWDVGHQSYAYKILTGRAESFATLRKKDGLSGFPKPRESEYDAYATGHSGSGVSAAFGMASADALKGSDAKSVVVIGDASFSNGMVFEALNSIGNSKKNLIIILNDNGRSIAKNHGAFARYLLRTRTRMSYYNTKKRVERFFKALGIFGRPFLAFLNWIKRMLRAMLLPNTMFESLGVDYLGPIDGHNIEDTVAVLKRAYRMNKPVLVHVATVKGKGYEPAASEPEGFHGVSGFDVDTGKVAEGTGETFSAAFGDALTAFAEADDRVCAVTAAMTAGTGLKPFKEKFPDRFFDVGIAEEHGVSFCCGLAARGMKPVFAVYSAFLQRAYDQLLIEAAFQKLPVVFAVDRAGVVGEDGETHQGLFDAAYLTGIPEMTVYAPAFRDELAAMLGEALALDAPSVVRYPRGGEGTKPAGYSYAGAPYEYSERGSVLAVTYGRIYSELRAAIDFENLPVSTLKLNRIKPLELPDGIAKYDRIVFFEEGIKTGGVAEQMLAKLSAAGWNGEFVIRAVDDRFVPHSTVKEALAALGLDRAGIAASLKEIIGG; encoded by the coding sequence GTGCTCGATCTGTCGAAGGACCACGTCGTCTGGGACGTCGGCCACCAGAGCTACGCCTACAAGATCCTTACCGGCAGGGCCGAAAGTTTCGCCACGCTGCGCAAAAAGGACGGACTTTCCGGCTTCCCGAAGCCGCGCGAGAGCGAATACGACGCCTACGCGACCGGACACAGCGGCAGCGGCGTTTCCGCCGCCTTCGGCATGGCGTCCGCCGACGCGCTGAAGGGCAGCGACGCTAAATCCGTCGTCGTCATCGGTGACGCGTCCTTCTCCAACGGAATGGTTTTCGAGGCGCTCAACAGCATCGGCAATTCCAAAAAGAACCTCATAATAATCCTCAACGACAACGGGCGCTCGATAGCGAAAAACCACGGCGCCTTCGCGCGTTATCTGCTCCGCACGCGCACGAGGATGTCGTATTACAACACGAAGAAGCGCGTTGAGCGTTTCTTCAAGGCGCTGGGAATATTCGGCAGGCCGTTTCTGGCGTTCCTCAACTGGATTAAGCGGATGCTCAGGGCGATGCTGCTGCCGAACACCATGTTCGAGAGTCTCGGCGTCGACTACCTCGGCCCGATCGACGGCCACAATATAGAAGACACCGTCGCGGTGCTGAAACGCGCCTACCGGATGAACAAGCCGGTGCTCGTCCACGTCGCGACCGTCAAGGGCAAGGGCTACGAGCCCGCCGCCTCCGAGCCGGAGGGCTTCCATGGCGTCTCCGGCTTCGACGTCGACACCGGCAAGGTAGCCGAGGGGACGGGCGAGACCTTCTCCGCGGCGTTCGGTGACGCGCTGACAGCGTTCGCGGAAGCGGATGACCGCGTCTGCGCCGTTACCGCCGCCATGACCGCGGGAACGGGCCTCAAGCCATTCAAGGAGAAGTTTCCCGACAGGTTCTTCGACGTCGGCATCGCGGAGGAGCACGGCGTTTCCTTCTGCTGCGGGCTCGCCGCACGGGGTATGAAGCCGGTGTTCGCGGTGTATTCGGCGTTCCTGCAGCGCGCCTACGATCAGCTTCTGATAGAGGCCGCGTTCCAGAAGCTGCCGGTAGTATTCGCCGTCGACAGAGCCGGAGTCGTCGGCGAGGACGGCGAAACCCACCAGGGACTTTTTGACGCCGCGTACTTGACCGGTATTCCCGAAATGACCGTCTACGCGCCCGCATTCCGCGACGAACTCGCCGCGATGCTCGGCGAAGCGCTCGCGCTCGACGCGCCCTCCGTCGTCCGCTATCCGCGCGGCGGCGAGGGAACGAAGCCCGCGGGCTATTCCTACGCCGGAGCGCCTTACGAATACTCGGAGCGGGGGAGCGTGCTCGCCGTGACCTACGGACGTATTTACTCCGAGCTGCGCGCCGCGATTGACTTTGAGAATCTGCCCGTCTCGACGCTGAAGCTCAACAGGATCAAGCCGCTCGAGCTTCCCGACGGGATAGCGAAATATGACAGGATAGTATTTTTTGAAGAGGGCATAAAGACCGGCGGCGTCGCCGAACAGATGCTGGCGAAGCTGTCCGCGGCGGGCTGGAACGGAGAGTTCGTCATCCGCGCCGTCGATGACAGATTCGTTCCTCATTCCACCGTGAAAGAAGCGCTCGCCGCGCTCGGCCTCGACAGAGCCGGTATAGCGGCTTCGCTGAAGGAGATCATAGGCGGGTGA
- a CDS encoding NAD(+)/NADH kinase, producing MKALIVCNNNERSRLAANRARELLLASGDEAVVTEEGLREDADLCVVVGGDGAVLHAGKEAALRGIPVLALNTGRVGFLTAPEAPAVFSVGGLLESARREKRMLLEVKLTGTDGSELSSGYALNEAVISRGGISRIIDIAIAVDGSEIYTVRGDGVIISTPTGSTAYSMSAGGPIVAPEVSSMIVTPVCPYTLAARAVVLPDTAEVSAKVFGLDEREAMLTVDGGAPVSLREGECVVLRRSDKFLELLTPDGASFYEKIKTKLFGID from the coding sequence ATGAAAGCATTAATAGTATGCAACAATAACGAGCGCAGCCGTCTTGCCGCGAACCGCGCGCGGGAGCTGCTTCTCGCGTCCGGTGACGAGGCCGTCGTGACGGAAGAGGGGCTGCGCGAAGACGCCGACCTCTGTGTTGTCGTCGGCGGCGACGGAGCGGTGCTCCACGCCGGCAAGGAGGCCGCGCTGCGCGGGATTCCCGTGCTCGCGCTGAACACCGGCAGAGTGGGCTTCCTCACCGCGCCGGAAGCGCCCGCCGTGTTCAGCGTCGGAGGTCTGCTTGAAAGCGCGCGCAGGGAGAAGCGTATGCTGCTGGAAGTGAAATTGACCGGCACCGACGGAAGCGAGCTGAGCTCCGGCTATGCGCTGAACGAAGCTGTCATATCGCGCGGCGGCATTTCCCGCATAATCGATATAGCCATTGCTGTCGACGGCAGCGAAATATACACCGTGCGCGGCGACGGAGTCATAATCTCCACGCCCACCGGCTCGACCGCGTATTCGATGTCCGCGGGCGGCCCGATAGTCGCGCCGGAGGTATCGTCGATGATCGTCACGCCCGTCTGCCCCTACACGCTGGCGGCGCGCGCGGTCGTTCTGCCGGATACGGCTGAGGTTTCGGCGAAGGTTTTCGGCCTCGACGAGCGGGAGGCGATGCTGACCGTAGACGGCGGCGCGCCGGTTTCGCTCCGCGAGGGAGAATGCGTCGTGCTTCGCCGCTCGGATAAGTTTCTTGAGCTGCTGACGCCGGACGGGGCGTCCTTCTACGAAAAGATAAAAACAAAACTATTCGGTATAGATTGA